The Candidatus Zixiibacteriota bacterium genome includes a window with the following:
- the lysF gene encoding homoaconitase, whose translation MAQNIVEKIAQRFAVDLEAGHEVHAGDYLSIRPAHVMTHDNSGAVIPKFRSIGATKVANPRQVVFTLDHNVQDESETNLAKYLKIATFAREMGIDFYPAGRGIGHQIMVEEGYAWPQTMVVASDSHSNMYGGIGALGTPIVRTDAAAIWATGRTWWQVPPVARCVLTGKLRPGITGKDVIITLCGTFNKDEVLNHAVEFAGDGVAALSLNDRLTIANMTTEWGALVGLFGVDKITLDWLRARIAYIEKRGVAGVPSDVDGKGGHPRMNRERLAQLEADILKPDAEAFYAKELTLDLNTVVPHVSGPHNVKTMTSVMDMAAQKKKIHKAYLVSCVNSRVDDLAQAAAVVKGKKVADGVEFYIAAASSEVQAESEARGDWSALVEAGAIPLPPGCGPCIGLGRGLLGDNEVGISATNRNFKGRMGSKSAEAYLGSPAVVAASALAGYIAGPVDYDQIVAVGKVKTNTKATGKTTKSTIVDGFPAKLTGRLIFCPQDNLNTDGIYPGKYTYIDDFTPEQQAGVVMENYDPEFGKLVEKGDILVGGYNFGTGSSREQAATALKYRGIALVIGGSFSQTYKRNAINNGFLAIEAPELVDDLKKKFGKDKLTVVTGIEATIDFTTATLTADGKEYAIGPVGAAAQELIVSGGLEAWVKERL comes from the coding sequence ATGGCTCAAAATATAGTCGAAAAAATAGCGCAGCGCTTCGCGGTCGACCTTGAGGCCGGTCATGAAGTGCACGCCGGAGATTATCTTTCCATCCGTCCCGCTCATGTAATGACACACGACAACAGCGGCGCGGTGATTCCCAAGTTTCGTTCGATCGGCGCAACCAAGGTGGCCAATCCGCGCCAGGTGGTGTTCACGCTCGATCACAACGTCCAGGACGAATCCGAGACAAACCTGGCCAAGTATCTTAAAATAGCGACGTTCGCCAGAGAGATGGGAATCGACTTCTATCCGGCCGGTCGCGGGATCGGGCATCAGATCATGGTCGAGGAAGGTTATGCCTGGCCACAGACGATGGTGGTTGCCTCAGACAGTCATTCCAACATGTACGGCGGTATCGGGGCTTTGGGCACACCGATCGTGCGCACCGATGCGGCGGCGATCTGGGCTACCGGTAGAACCTGGTGGCAGGTCCCCCCGGTGGCGCGCTGTGTGCTGACCGGGAAACTTCGCCCCGGCATAACCGGCAAGGACGTGATTATCACTCTTTGCGGCACGTTCAATAAAGACGAAGTGCTCAATCACGCGGTCGAGTTCGCGGGTGACGGCGTGGCCGCTCTTTCGCTCAACGACCGTCTGACCATCGCCAATATGACTACCGAGTGGGGTGCGCTGGTGGGTCTGTTCGGGGTTGACAAAATCACGCTCGACTGGCTTCGCGCTCGTATCGCTTATATCGAAAAACGCGGTGTGGCCGGAGTACCGTCCGATGTCGACGGCAAAGGCGGCCATCCTCGTATGAACCGTGAGCGGTTGGCGCAACTCGAAGCGGATATTCTGAAACCGGATGCTGAGGCCTTCTACGCCAAGGAACTGACTCTCGATCTGAACACGGTGGTGCCGCATGTTTCCGGTCCACACAATGTCAAGACGATGACTTCAGTGATGGATATGGCGGCGCAGAAGAAAAAAATCCACAAGGCCTATCTCGTGTCGTGCGTCAACAGCCGGGTCGATGACCTGGCCCAGGCGGCGGCAGTGGTCAAAGGCAAGAAAGTAGCCGACGGAGTTGAGTTCTATATAGCGGCGGCCTCCTCGGAAGTACAGGCGGAAAGTGAAGCACGCGGTGACTGGTCGGCGCTGGTCGAAGCGGGTGCGATTCCGTTACCGCCCGGTTGCGGACCCTGTATCGGTCTCGGCCGCGGCTTGCTCGGAGACAACGAGGTCGGCATTTCGGCGACCAATCGCAATTTCAAAGGACGCATGGGCTCCAAATCGGCTGAGGCATATCTCGGTTCACCTGCTGTGGTGGCCGCCTCGGCGCTGGCGGGCTATATTGCCGGACCGGTCGACTACGACCAGATAGTGGCGGTCGGTAAGGTGAAAACCAACACCAAAGCAACCGGTAAAACAACCAAGTCGACCATCGTTGATGGATTCCCGGCAAAATTGACCGGCCGGCTCATTTTCTGTCCGCAGGATAATCTTAACACCGACGGCATCTATCCCGGCAAGTACACTTACATCGACGACTTCACCCCGGAACAGCAGGCCGGAGTAGTGATGGAGAACTACGATCCGGAATTCGGCAAATTAGTCGAGAAGGGCGACATTCTCGTCGGCGGGTACAATTTCGGGACCGGTTCCTCGCGCGAGCAGGCGGCGACGGCGCTCAAGTATCGCGGTATTGCGCTGGTTATCGGCGGCTCATTCAGTCAGACCTACAAACGTAACGCGATCAACAACGGTTTTCTCGCCATTGAGGCTCCCGAGCTGGTGGATGATCTGAAAAAGAAATTCGGCAAGGACAAGCTGACCGTTGTTACCGGAATAGAGGCGACGATCGATTTCACGACTGCAACCTTGACCGCCGACGGCAAGGAATACGCCATCGGTCCGGTCGGTGCGGCCGCGCAGGAGTTGATTGTCTCCGGCGGTCTCGAAGCCTGGGTCAAGGAGCGGCTGTAA
- a CDS encoding HD domain-containing protein, which translates to MRDMILNLLPEIKQIKDTAVQDKVIACWQEAIEFRGWTEELLRSMPFTLLAENVNITFIDHVRAVCLMCIACDEVLDKVHGKNKTPINRDYLIAGALLADVGKLLEFEIVDGKPVKSDYGKHIRHPFSGVGLAFKHGLPSEVMHVIATHSKEGTGEKRLPESIVFHHTDFIDFELVK; encoded by the coding sequence ATGAGAGATATGATCCTCAATCTCCTGCCGGAGATAAAGCAAATCAAAGACACCGCCGTGCAGGACAAAGTTATCGCCTGCTGGCAGGAGGCGATCGAGTTCCGCGGCTGGACCGAGGAACTGCTGCGCAGTATGCCCTTTACCCTGCTCGCCGAGAACGTCAACATAACCTTTATCGACCATGTCCGGGCGGTCTGCCTGATGTGCATCGCCTGCGACGAAGTGCTCGATAAAGTCCACGGCAAAAACAAAACTCCGATCAACCGTGATTATCTTATTGCCGGGGCGCTGCTGGCCGATGTCGGGAAGCTGCTGGAGTTCGAAATCGTCGACGGCAAGCCGGTCAAGTCCGACTACGGTAAACATATCCGGCATCCTTTCTCAGGCGTCGGGCTGGCTTTCAAGCATGGGCTGCCTTCGGAAGTGATGCACGTAATCGCTACTCATTCCAAAGAGGGTACGGGCGAGAAGCGGCTGCCGGAGTCTATCGTATTTCACCATACCGATTTCATTGATTTCGAACTGGTCAAATAG
- a CDS encoding DUF2179 domain-containing protein, whose product MSIPGGWVIPGYLVPLLIFCARILDVSIGTMRIIVVSRGMRLAAAIMGFFEVLIWLIAIGQVLQHLSGWISYFSYSAGFAAGTYVGMTIERRLAKGMSLIRMVVPGSSGKLVEELIKAGFRVTHLDAQGARGPVHIVFTIVRRRHINRVLALVNEIKPDTFYSIEDVRSIRSDPQLNGHYMRNRGLLQPFYWFRKGK is encoded by the coding sequence ATGAGCATTCCGGGTGGTTGGGTAATACCGGGCTATCTTGTTCCACTTCTGATCTTCTGTGCGCGTATTCTCGATGTTTCCATCGGAACCATGCGCATTATCGTGGTCAGCCGCGGCATGCGCCTGGCTGCCGCGATCATGGGATTTTTTGAAGTGCTGATCTGGCTCATCGCTATTGGCCAGGTGCTCCAGCATCTGAGCGGCTGGATCAGTTATTTCTCCTACAGCGCCGGATTTGCTGCCGGGACTTATGTCGGTATGACTATCGAACGCCGCCTCGCCAAGGGGATGTCGTTGATCCGTATGGTGGTGCCCGGTTCTTCGGGTAAATTGGTCGAGGAACTGATTAAGGCCGGTTTCCGCGTGACTCATCTCGATGCTCAGGGCGCCAGGGGACCGGTGCATATCGTTTTTACGATTGTCCGCCGCCGCCATATCAACCGCGTTCTGGCTCTGGTCAACGAGATCAAACCGGACACTTTCTATTCGATTGAGGATGTTCGCTCTATCCGCAGCGATCCTCAGTTGAACGGTCATTATATGCGCAATCGCGGTTTGCTCCAACCTTTCTACTGGTTCCGCAAAGGTAAATAA
- a CDS encoding dockerin type I repeat-containing protein, translating to MKAISILAAAAVLLLGTAGVFGQSLTIDHVDGLNGSGALDTDVPISIYIGMTAGPDNIWGMTSGFRVYSDNGAQWNTTSGAWVDVTSSVFEQMFVQNLSITGSGADTIGFSGFRMFTNGIPGGFEGIAFRIDMGPIDAAYNGTTICLDSAYYPPSGLFKWVSSVGDVLPEWGGPYCWSVGETVPMITCPGDDEIRLCGPFTMVYEFSYSNTDQVSASEPAYIEGNYVYVPIEEPGTQTITLTAGTPPTTAECSFNVITTFDEPPTVTVDPAFEFNACPGDTLSFTFTANDPEGLLNNLSSSFGTITEEGSYYVLTFSFGTGGVYDFYITATDACGNRTTATTQVTINLNPVAEITCPDNLEYTACEAGTLEISVPINPADAIVTVNHGTYDPLTGILSYPFTSPEVVTFNITAEAECGIEECSFVATIDIIDPPEIYCPDDQIITFCEPGTVCLGVPILNADEIVTNVGTYIYGQICFNVAAEGDYPIELTATNTCGSVNCQFVVTAIQECPEQTTTVEPDSIPVYWAFTVVDRFVHVYLGNLVGENTVEDVNLSTLTVNGVSGTASVIPSHHNYVGSVVEITMPIYNFIENYMPLFNLASYDYVVTGAFNDGSPINETGTVKLRGLLVGDLNLDNSVDISDLVLMVEYFFQQGEPPRFLESADLDHNNQVDITDLIKLVQMLFNTEVK from the coding sequence ATGAAAGCAATCTCGATTCTCGCCGCAGCAGCGGTACTGCTGTTGGGGACTGCCGGTGTTTTCGGTCAGTCGCTGACAATCGACCATGTTGACGGACTAAACGGCAGCGGCGCACTTGACACCGATGTGCCAATATCGATCTACATCGGTATGACCGCCGGCCCGGACAACATCTGGGGTATGACCAGCGGATTCCGTGTCTACTCCGACAACGGCGCTCAATGGAACACGACCTCCGGCGCCTGGGTTGACGTAACCAGCTCGGTATTCGAGCAGATGTTCGTTCAGAATTTATCTATTACGGGATCGGGAGCGGATACTATCGGTTTCTCCGGTTTCCGCATGTTCACCAACGGTATTCCCGGTGGATTCGAAGGCATAGCTTTCCGGATCGATATGGGGCCAATCGATGCCGCCTACAACGGGACGACGATCTGCCTTGACTCCGCTTATTATCCCCCGAGTGGTCTCTTCAAATGGGTCTCATCGGTTGGGGATGTCCTCCCGGAATGGGGCGGTCCCTATTGCTGGTCTGTCGGAGAGACGGTCCCGATGATTACCTGTCCGGGAGATGACGAAATCAGATTGTGTGGTCCATTCACTATGGTCTATGAGTTCTCGTACTCCAACACCGACCAGGTTTCCGCCAGCGAGCCGGCTTATATCGAAGGGAACTACGTCTATGTCCCGATAGAGGAACCGGGTACTCAAACGATTACATTGACAGCCGGAACACCACCCACGACGGCGGAGTGTTCGTTCAATGTGATAACCACATTCGATGAACCTCCAACAGTAACCGTTGACCCGGCTTTCGAGTTCAACGCATGCCCCGGCGATACGCTCTCTTTCACTTTCACCGCTAATGATCCCGAGGGATTGCTGAACAATTTAAGTTCCTCATTCGGAACGATAACCGAAGAAGGTTCTTATTATGTTCTGACATTTAGTTTCGGTACGGGTGGTGTGTACGATTTTTATATTACCGCGACCGATGCCTGCGGCAATCGGACAACAGCCACAACGCAAGTGACTATAAACTTAAATCCTGTAGCGGAAATAACCTGTCCCGATAATCTCGAGTACACCGCTTGTGAGGCGGGTACCCTGGAGATCTCCGTTCCAATCAACCCGGCGGATGCTATCGTTACTGTCAACCATGGTACTTACGATCCCCTTACGGGAATCCTCAGTTATCCTTTTACCTCTCCCGAGGTGGTAACCTTCAATATCACCGCCGAGGCCGAATGCGGTATCGAGGAATGTTCTTTTGTCGCGACGATCGATATTATTGATCCTCCGGAAATTTACTGCCCCGACGACCAGATCATAACCTTCTGTGAGCCGGGAACGGTTTGTCTCGGTGTACCGATCCTGAATGCTGATGAGATAGTTACCAACGTCGGAACCTATATCTACGGTCAGATCTGTTTCAATGTTGCTGCCGAGGGAGATTATCCGATCGAGTTGACGGCTACTAATACATGTGGTTCGGTCAACTGCCAGTTCGTCGTAACGGCCATACAGGAATGCCCGGAGCAGACTACAACCGTCGAACCGGATTCCATCCCGGTTTATTGGGCTTTTACGGTAGTAGACCGTTTCGTGCATGTCTACCTGGGCAACCTTGTTGGTGAGAACACTGTCGAGGATGTTAACCTATCCACACTGACTGTGAACGGCGTTTCCGGTACGGCATCCGTTATTCCAAGCCATCATAACTATGTTGGATCGGTAGTGGAAATCACCATGCCGATATACAACTTCATTGAAAATTATATGCCGTTGTTCAACCTGGCCTCTTATGACTATGTCGTCACCGGTGCGTTCAATGACGGCTCCCCGATCAATGAGACCGGAACGGTAAAGCTCCGGGGTTTGTTGGTGGGCGATCTCAATCTCGACAACTCGGTTGACATCTCCGACCTGGTTCTGATGGTGGAGTATTTCTTCCAGCAGGGTGAACCGCCTCGTTTCCTTGAATCGGCCGACCTTGACCATAACAATCAAGTCGATATTACCGACCTGATCAAACTGGTTCAAATGTTGTTCAACACCGAAGTTAAATAA
- a CDS encoding dockerin type I domain-containing protein yields the protein MFMASSGWGTTRLVPSQFTSIQAAIETASDGDTVLISDGIYLQKIDFAGKNVVVGSHYIIDSNPTHIEWTVIDADSGAVEPASQGATVNFSNGEGPGARLIGLTVRGGLGNEDVYSFGRKGGGIYIRDAAPRIEHCLIRNNYASTSGGGAYCSGDPIPLFSNCRFIENLTAFFGGGIEIDLCSPMIVDCEFRDNSAGKSLGIGGGLDIWQGDPTIIGCWFIENIAYAGGGVSCYAGNMQMSNSLLLNNEAWFGGGLYAYGLDPVVTQCTFFGNRGDQTGGGVYIEGCHLILNNSIIAYSENGVGLAEYVSNSELNCCDLYGNIDGDWVGSIAVQADLNGNQWTDPLFCDAVNEDFTLDAMSSCLPDNNDCMQRIGAYGAGCEGALKMQITPFPFSVVYANAVDTMMATIVIGNFTAGYSLLNLDLSSIRINDSLVPDSIYSLPAYEYFIGEVLVLRETMKSLLASYPIVWDTTLAEYRVTGLFNDKADLDLVALVPILGRATGDFNLDGSVDISDVIAMVTYYFSGGEPPADMTAVDMNHDGRLDITDLLALVERLFSERLEPPGLRVR from the coding sequence ATGTTTATGGCTTCCTCCGGCTGGGGGACAACACGTCTGGTACCTTCACAGTTTACCTCCATCCAGGCGGCAATTGAAACCGCCTCGGACGGCGACACGGTGCTGATTTCCGATGGTATCTATTTGCAGAAGATAGACTTTGCCGGGAAAAACGTGGTCGTTGGCTCTCATTATATAATAGACAGCAATCCGACCCATATCGAATGGACCGTAATCGACGCCGACTCCGGCGCGGTCGAACCGGCCTCGCAAGGAGCTACGGTAAATTTCAGCAACGGCGAAGGCCCCGGGGCACGGCTGATCGGTCTCACCGTACGCGGGGGGCTGGGCAATGAGGACGTCTACAGCTTCGGACGTAAAGGAGGCGGGATATATATCCGGGATGCCGCTCCCCGGATAGAGCATTGCCTGATCCGCAATAACTATGCCTCAACTTCCGGCGGCGGAGCCTATTGCAGCGGTGACCCGATCCCGCTGTTTTCGAACTGCCGGTTCATAGAGAATTTGACCGCGTTTTTCGGGGGTGGGATTGAGATTGATCTTTGCTCGCCGATGATTGTCGACTGCGAGTTCAGAGACAACTCCGCCGGCAAATCGCTCGGTATCGGAGGCGGCCTCGATATCTGGCAGGGCGACCCGACCATTATCGGCTGTTGGTTCATCGAAAATATAGCTTATGCCGGAGGCGGAGTATCCTGCTACGCCGGTAATATGCAGATGAGTAACTCTCTTCTCCTGAACAACGAAGCCTGGTTCGGAGGCGGCCTTTATGCTTACGGCCTGGATCCTGTCGTAACCCAATGCACGTTTTTCGGCAACAGGGGCGATCAAACCGGGGGTGGTGTTTACATTGAAGGGTGTCATCTGATACTTAATAACAGCATCATTGCCTACAGCGAGAACGGCGTCGGTCTGGCCGAATATGTCAGCAACTCGGAACTCAACTGTTGTGACCTGTACGGCAACATCGACGGCGACTGGGTTGGCTCGATTGCGGTTCAGGCGGATTTGAACGGCAATCAATGGACCGATCCGCTCTTTTGCGATGCCGTAAATGAAGATTTCACCCTGGATGCGATGTCGTCCTGCCTGCCGGACAACAATGACTGCATGCAACGGATAGGTGCTTATGGGGCCGGTTGTGAGGGCGCCTTGAAAATGCAGATAACTCCTTTTCCGTTCAGTGTAGTTTACGCCAATGCCGTCGACACGATGATGGCCACGATCGTAATCGGCAATTTCACGGCCGGATATTCTCTGCTTAACCTCGATCTCAGTTCGATCCGCATCAACGACTCGCTGGTTCCGGACTCGATCTATTCCCTGCCGGCATATGAGTATTTCATCGGTGAGGTGCTGGTGTTGCGGGAAACGATGAAATCGCTGTTGGCTTCGTATCCGATCGTCTGGGATACAACCCTGGCAGAGTACCGAGTGACGGGACTATTCAACGACAAGGCCGATCTCGATCTGGTTGCCCTGGTGCCGATTCTCGGTCGAGCAACCGGGGATTTCAATCTCGACGGCTCGGTGGACATCAGCGATGTGATCGCCATGGTCACTTACTATTTCTCGGGCGGAGAACCACCTGCCGATATGACTGCGGTCGATATGAATCACGACGGCCGCCTCGATATCACCGACCTCCTGGCGCTCGTGGAACGGTTGTTCTCGGAACGACTCGAACCACCGGGACTCCGGGTGCGATGA
- the lepB gene encoding signal peptidase I has translation MDQDFLIEEFTKAEANREARKVRQHRERKPLWREYLETALVALVAAILLRVFVVSAYRVTSSSMENSLYEGDYIFVNKLAYEYGGTPQAGDIIVFKYPNNPTKDYIKRIIALPGQVVEVADKVVYVDDQVAEIPASMKNIDQKIIPGSLSFRDNFGPYEVPPDQYFVMGDNRDDSKDSRFWGGVPYENIRGKAIFVYWSWQPDKDAPGWGFPYVIDAIQWIGWGIVNFPSHTRWDRLGLPL, from the coding sequence ATGGACCAAGATTTTCTCATTGAGGAATTTACCAAGGCTGAAGCCAATCGCGAAGCCCGCAAGGTGCGTCAGCATCGCGAGCGCAAGCCGCTCTGGCGTGAATATCTGGAGACGGCTCTGGTGGCTCTGGTGGCGGCAATTCTGTTGCGCGTGTTCGTTGTCAGTGCTTACCGCGTGACCTCATCCTCAATGGAAAACAGCCTGTATGAAGGCGACTATATTTTCGTCAACAAACTTGCCTACGAGTACGGCGGTACGCCGCAGGCCGGGGACATTATCGTGTTCAAGTACCCGAATAACCCGACCAAGGACTACATCAAACGGATCATCGCCCTTCCGGGGCAGGTGGTCGAAGTAGCCGACAAGGTGGTTTACGTTGACGATCAAGTCGCTGAGATTCCAGCCAGCATGAAAAATATCGACCAGAAAATTATCCCGGGCTCCCTTTCGTTCCGGGACAATTTCGGACCGTACGAGGTCCCTCCGGATCAGTATTTCGTGATGGGGGACAATCGCGATGACTCCAAGGACTCTCGTTTCTGGGGTGGCGTACCGTACGAAAATATCCGAGGCAAGGCGATTTTCGTTTACTGGTCATGGCAGCCGGATAAGGATGCACCGGGCTGGGGCTTTCCATACGTGATCGATGCGATCCAATGGATCGGCTGGGGAATTGTCAATTTCCCGAGCCACACCCGTTGGGATCGTCTCGGTCTTCCGCTATAA
- the hemW gene encoding radical SAM family heme chaperone HemW: protein MSFGLYLHYPFCANHCSYCDFYKEHLDNDIEHRFWSALAAETDLTARKYGSALGSISTIYVGGGTPSLMNLDSFRLWLRQVECSFPMVYEVEFSFECNPESVSLELLDTLKTFGVNRPLFGVQSFYPALLRLLGRRHDLNDTHRAIYHANALEFKNYGIDLIFGLPGQKANQHSADLDEALKLAPPHISYYQLTVESGTPLEKMLNEGRLRQADPELVAAMYREGCDRLTEAGYHHYEVSSFARPGYECRHNQGYWDGSAYLGLGPSAHSFIGNRRFFNPSDLKRYVELLKQGRLPAEPDPSSHEERIVEAIMLGLRTSRGVRKKEFVDRFGVSLATRLSRKTVAVLIESGHLIEDDEAVRLTEVGICLADEITRQLLG from the coding sequence ATGTCGTTCGGACTCTATCTCCATTATCCCTTTTGCGCCAATCATTGCTCCTATTGTGATTTTTACAAAGAGCATTTAGATAACGATATTGAACATCGCTTCTGGTCGGCGCTGGCCGCGGAGACCGATCTGACGGCACGCAAATACGGTTCGGCCCTCGGCTCCATCAGCACCATCTATGTCGGCGGCGGGACGCCCTCGCTGATGAATCTCGACTCGTTTCGTCTCTGGCTCCGGCAGGTCGAATGTTCGTTCCCGATGGTTTACGAGGTGGAGTTCAGTTTCGAGTGCAATCCCGAATCGGTTTCGCTTGAATTGCTGGACACTCTCAAAACTTTTGGCGTCAACCGGCCGCTGTTCGGGGTGCAGTCGTTTTATCCCGCTCTGCTGCGTTTGCTCGGTCGGCGGCACGATCTCAACGACACCCACCGGGCGATTTACCATGCCAACGCCCTCGAATTCAAGAATTACGGAATAGATCTGATCTTCGGTCTGCCGGGCCAGAAGGCCAACCAGCACAGCGCCGATCTGGATGAGGCGCTCAAGCTCGCACCGCCGCATATTTCTTATTACCAGCTCACCGTCGAATCAGGGACACCACTCGAAAAGATGCTCAACGAGGGCCGCCTGCGCCAGGCCGATCCGGAACTGGTGGCTGCCATGTACCGCGAGGGATGCGATCGCCTGACCGAGGCGGGCTATCATCATTACGAGGTTTCTTCGTTCGCCAGGCCCGGCTATGAATGTCGCCACAACCAGGGGTATTGGGACGGCTCCGCCTATCTCGGCCTGGGGCCTTCGGCGCACTCGTTCATCGGCAACCGTCGTTTCTTCAATCCATCCGACTTGAAGCGATATGTCGAACTGCTAAAACAGGGAAGACTCCCGGCCGAGCCGGATCCGTCCTCGCATGAGGAGCGGATAGTCGAGGCGATCATGCTCGGGCTGCGGACTTCGCGTGGCGTGCGCAAGAAGGAGTTCGTTGACCGCTTCGGAGTATCGCTCGCGACCCGTTTGTCGCGCAAGACGGTGGCGGTGCTGATCGAATCGGGGCATCTGATCGAGGACGACGAGGCTGTGCGCCTGACCGAGGTGGGCATCTGCCTCGCCGACGAGATTACCCGACAGTTGTTGGGGTAA